The Sphaerochaeta sp. sequence AAAACGGAGATGCACCATCTGCTTCCCTTGTACAAGCAGGGTGGCTTTTCCGTCTTGGATCTGAACTTTTGTGAGATGATGAACCCTTCCTCCATCTGGCGTACCGATCGGTACATGGAGCGGGTCGAACGCATCCAGTCATCAAAGGACTCGTTGTCCTTGACGTTCAACCAGAGCCATGCGCCGTATGCCCGGGACCGCTTCTCCCTTCTCCGTTGAGGATGGGAAGTCGGAAGACGCGTTGATCCATCGTGCCATCCATGTCAGCTCTCTCCTTGGCGTCGATGTGGTGGTGATCCACCCCGCACCGGCGGATGAAAACCGCCTTTCACAAAACGTCGCCTACCTCTCGCCGTTTGTTGAACAGGCAGAGAAAGAAGGAATGCATATCGCTTTGGAGAATCTGGATGGCCAGAGGGAGATCCAAAGCTCTGGGGAACTCTGCGCGTTGGTGGATCTCTTTTCCTCGTCAACGGTCGGTGTCTGCCTGGATTTCGGGCACGCCCACATGCATGGGCTGGATCTTCCCAAAGAGATCCGTACCTATGGGAAACGGCTGATCGCCACCCATGTGGCGGACAACCACGGAACTGCGGATGAACATCTTCTGCCGTTCTACGGCACGATCGATTGGAAGGCTTGCATGAAGGCGCTCCGGGAATGCGGATACCGGGGAGACCTGACCTACGAATGCATGAAGCAGAACCAGTACCTCCCCGAGGCGCTCAAGCCGATGGCCATCCGCCAAGCGAAGGAAATCGGGGATTTCCTCCTCAGCCTATGAACAAAGAATTCCTAAGAACCATCAAGTACACCCTCGTCGCCGCATCGGCAGGGCTGATCCAGGCCGTCACCGACACGATCTGTTTCCAACTGTTGGGAATGAGCGCATGGAGCAGCTACCTGATCGCCCTGATCCTCTCCGTCATCTGGAACTTCGCCATCAACCGGGCGTACACGTTCCGCTCCAACGCCAACGTATTGGCCTCGCTGGCATTGGTCGCGTTGTACTACGCCGTCTTCACCCCGTTGTCCACCTGGTGGACAAAATTGTTCGTCGACCAGTGGGGCTGGAACAACTATCTGGTGCTGGCCGCCACCATGCTGGTCAATTTCGTCACCGAATTCTGCTGGCAACGGCTGGTTATCTACCGGGGCAAGGTGGACACCAAAGCGGGTGACGAATCTATGAAAAAAGTATGAAACAGCCAGTCAACTCTTGTGTCATGGAGCTTTTTCCAGTAGCGTGAACATGGATATGGCGCACCTTTTGGTTGTAGAAGATGATGATGATATCGCTACGCTTCTCGCCTATCAGCTGGAGAAGCTCGGGTTCACTGTAAGCCGCGCCCGTGACGGGCAGGAAGCGGTGGACAATCTTTCCTCCGGATCGTTCGATCTGGTGCTGCTGGACATCATGCTCCCCAAACTGGACGGACTGGAAGTGCTGAAGACGATGCGTTACCGACTTGGCCTGACCACTCCGGTGATCGTCGAGAGCGCCAAGGGCGAGGAGGCGGACATCGTCACCGCCCTGGAAATCGGCGCGGATGACTATGTCACCAAACCGTTCAGCATCAACGTGCTGATGGCCAAGATCAAATCGTTGCTCCGGCGTACCAAGGAACACACCTCGGAAGCAACCCCAGAGACGGTGACCACCCAGCACTTGCTTTTGGACAGCAGAAGCCACACCTGCACCGTCGATGGCGAACTCGTTCCGTTGACGGCGACGGAGTTCTCAATCCTTTGGACCTTGGCCTCAGACAGCGGACGGGTGTTTACACGCACCCAGTTGATCTCCGCCACCAAAGGGGACGACTACCCGGTGACGGAACGCTCCATTGACGTGCAAATCGCCACCATCCGGCATAAGATCAAGAAAGCAGGTCCGTTTCTCAAGACCGTCTGGGGAGTCGGTTACAAGTATCTGGAGGAGCAGTCATGAAACTGCGGGGCCAGCAAGCCATCATCGTCGCATCGCTCCTGCTCCTTGCCGGCCTTCTCGCATTCATTACGGCGGACCAATCATTCCGCTATGTCACCGACCGTCTCAGTGAGGAAAACCTTCACCGCCACAGCGCATACCTGAAAGAAAGCATCGAAGCTTCCAACGCCTGGGATCCCGCGGAACTGAATCGCTATGCGTCATCCCACCAGGTACGCCTTACCGTAATCGATCCCGACGGAACCGTACAGTACGACAGTCAGGAAAATCCTCAGGCGATGGACAATCACGCCTACCGCA is a genomic window containing:
- a CDS encoding sugar phosphate isomerase/epimerase — protein: MRRMPGTASPFSVEDGKSEDALIHRAIHVSSLLGVDVVVIHPAPADENRLSQNVAYLSPFVEQAEKEGMHIALENLDGQREIQSSGELCALVDLFSSSTVGVCLDFGHAHMHGLDLPKEIRTYGKRLIATHVADNHGTADEHLLPFYGTIDWKACMKALRECGYRGDLTYECMKQNQYLPEALKPMAIRQAKEIGDFLLSL
- a CDS encoding GtrA family protein, with translation MNKEFLRTIKYTLVAASAGLIQAVTDTICFQLLGMSAWSSYLIALILSVIWNFAINRAYTFRSNANVLASLALVALYYAVFTPLSTWWTKLFVDQWGWNNYLVLAATMLVNFVTEFCWQRLVIYRGKVDTKAGDESMKKV
- a CDS encoding response regulator transcription factor, with protein sequence MVVEDDDDIATLLAYQLEKLGFTVSRARDGQEAVDNLSSGSFDLVLLDIMLPKLDGLEVLKTMRYRLGLTTPVIVESAKGEEADIVTALEIGADDYVTKPFSINVLMAKIKSLLRRTKEHTSEATPETVTTQHLLLDSRSHTCTVDGELVPLTATEFSILWTLASDSGRVFTRTQLISATKGDDYPVTERSIDVQIATIRHKIKKAGPFLKTVWGVGYKYLEEQS